The Bacteroidia bacterium genome has a segment encoding these proteins:
- the dndC gene encoding DNA phosphorothioation system sulfurtransferase DndC, protein MSKRIKYIISELEDQYLMDDDFQRPWIIGFSGGKDSTALLQLVWLALKEIPHELRNRKIYVVCNDTLVENPIVTDYVFEILKKIEQAAVEQGLPIEVQKTIPRLEDTFWVNILGRGYPVPNNAFRWCTDKMKIKPTSRFITDQVAENGEAIILIGTRSAESATRAKSIKKHEIKGKRLTKHPHQHNTYVYSPIKELMLEEVWYIINAISSPWGADNSKLFQIYVDASADDYECPTMVTDKSHSSCGQSRFGCWTCTVVKEDKSMTAMVSKGYQWLKPLLDLRASMVEERNISKNRMPTRRNGQSAISEEGHYQGNYTPKYRAKLLEQVLIAQREVQIEKTHLELITNQELVAIQVIWHRDLCFEYRVSDIYNKVYNKELDMKKNDEKIQKEIALLKGVCSDQASDFDLIQELLIMQKNKALLNRKRGLKDDMERVIEKYLKKETKNVHKRN, encoded by the coding sequence ATGTCTAAAAGAATTAAATATATAATTTCAGAACTTGAAGACCAATATTTAATGGACGATGACTTTCAACGTCCTTGGATTATTGGTTTTAGTGGAGGGAAAGACTCTACTGCTCTTTTGCAATTAGTCTGGCTTGCTCTTAAAGAAATACCTCATGAATTAAGGAATCGAAAAATTTATGTGGTTTGTAATGATACATTGGTTGAAAATCCAATTGTTACAGATTATGTATTTGAGATTTTAAAAAAAATCGAACAAGCTGCTGTTGAACAAGGTTTACCAATCGAAGTACAAAAAACTATACCTCGTTTAGAAGATACTTTTTGGGTAAATATTCTTGGCAGAGGTTATCCTGTTCCAAATAATGCTTTTCGCTGGTGTACTGACAAAATGAAAATTAAACCCACTTCAAGATTTATCACAGATCAAGTAGCTGAAAACGGAGAAGCAATTATATTAATTGGAACAAGAAGTGCCGAAAGTGCAACAAGAGCAAAATCAATTAAAAAACATGAAATAAAAGGAAAGAGACTAACAAAACACCCTCACCAACACAACACATATGTGTATTCCCCAATAAAAGAGTTAATGCTTGAGGAAGTTTGGTATATCATAAATGCAATATCTTCGCCTTGGGGTGCTGATAATTCAAAACTTTTTCAAATATATGTTGATGCAAGTGCCGATGATTATGAATGTCCAACAATGGTTACAGATAAAAGCCATTCGTCCTGCGGACAAAGCAGATTTGGTTGTTGGACTTGCACTGTCGTAAAAGAGGATAAGTCAATGACAGCAATGGTTAGTAAAGGTTATCAATGGTTAAAGCCATTATTGGATTTAAGAGCAAGTATGGTTGAAGAAAGAAACATATCTAAAAATAGGATGCCAACAAGAAGAAACGGTCAATCTGCTATTTCAGAAGAAGGACATTATCAAGGAAATTATACACCTAAATACCGAGCAAAATTATTAGAACAAGTTTTAATTGCCCAAAGAGAAGTACAAATTGAAAAAACACATTTAGAACTTATAACAAATCAGGAATTAGTTGCAATTCAAGTTATATGGCATCGTGATTTATGTTTTGAATATAGAGTTTCAGATATATATAACAAAGTTTACAATAAAGAACTTGATATGAAGAAAAATGACGAAAAAATTCAAAAGGAGATTGCTTTACTTAAAGGAGTTTGTAGTGACCAAGCTTCTGATTTTGATTTAATACAAGAGCTTTTAATAATGCAAAAAAATAAAGCACTACTGAATCGAAAAAGAGGTTTAAAAGATGATATGGAAAGAGTAATTGAAAAGTACCTTAAAAAAGAGACAAAAAATGTACATAAAAGAAATTGA
- the dndD gene encoding DNA sulfur modification protein DndD, with the protein MYIKEIELNNFRIYKGKNKISLLPSEDKNIIVISGKNGFGKTTFLMSLVWCLYGKQMEKVDELYEKEIKDKGNYTKYISNSLNRKAYEEGLSEFSVSVTFSGVKIPDVTCNEVTIKRSYNIVSNTSDRVEVLIDGYQNQLIEDLTKENQKGEEIFIRDFILPIEIAKFFFFDAEKIVSLAEINSNNQRRQLSKAYSEVLGIQKYEDLKANLEEKQDEYRRHSAKPEEKEELNQLHTNIENTKIEIEKLVGDIDDLKHERNQKEKETEDLQRRLIKEGDKMTLEELNLLKDEQSKLEQKKIDVQESLKDYFDIIPFALAGETLMNITEQLINERNLTEQKYKQDDVNAKITQIRQDIEKRRINLDFVLDVKTRDFYEEQIKLLVKKYFFSDVPDVPDNFNALHDFSNSETNELNQLVNSIKHSFKETFSRLNTEYSYLKNQLDSISRKIRDAEKSAEDEYISELRRKKESLDKRILSISNELETINQKIGEFNNQIKIFKQRQEILRKKIDDSSEYSEKEQKTKQLITKLQNFISLFKEEKKKSLESKMLKGLHTLMHKKDFIKRIEVDISITGEDIDITLYNKSNKILDKGSLSMGERQMYASALLNALVDESDIEFPVFIDSPMQKFDEQHAENIIKYFYPNVSKQVVIFPLINKELTEKEYHQLLPKVCRTYLINNISNEKSVFIETEPDNFLTIYNETYNAN; encoded by the coding sequence ATGTACATAAAAGAAATTGAACTGAATAATTTCAGGATTTATAAAGGGAAAAACAAAATATCGCTTCTCCCTTCTGAAGATAAAAACATTATAGTAATCAGCGGAAAAAATGGTTTTGGTAAAACAACCTTTTTAATGTCATTAGTTTGGTGTCTCTATGGAAAGCAAATGGAAAAAGTTGATGAATTATATGAAAAAGAAATTAAAGATAAAGGAAATTATACAAAATACATTTCAAATAGCTTAAATAGAAAAGCATACGAGGAAGGACTTTCGGAATTTTCAGTTTCGGTTACATTTTCTGGTGTTAAAATACCAGATGTTACATGCAATGAAGTTACTATTAAACGTAGTTATAACATAGTATCAAATACTTCTGATAGGGTGGAAGTATTAATAGACGGTTATCAAAATCAACTGATTGAAGATTTAACAAAGGAAAATCAAAAAGGGGAAGAGATTTTTATTAGAGACTTTATATTACCAATTGAGATAGCAAAGTTTTTCTTTTTTGATGCTGAAAAGATTGTTTCACTTGCTGAAATTAACTCAAATAATCAAAGAAGGCAGTTAAGTAAAGCATATTCAGAGGTTTTGGGTATTCAAAAATATGAGGATTTAAAAGCTAATCTTGAAGAAAAACAAGATGAATATAGGCGACATTCTGCAAAACCCGAAGAAAAAGAAGAATTAAATCAATTGCATACAAACATTGAAAACACAAAAATTGAAATTGAAAAACTTGTTGGTGATATTGATGACTTAAAACACGAAAGAAATCAAAAAGAAAAGGAAACGGAAGATCTACAAAGACGCCTTATTAAAGAGGGTGATAAAATGACACTCGAAGAATTGAACTTATTAAAAGATGAACAATCTAAGTTAGAACAAAAGAAAATAGATGTTCAGGAAAGTTTAAAAGACTACTTTGATATTATTCCGTTTGCTCTTGCAGGTGAAACTTTAATGAATATAACAGAGCAATTGATAAATGAAAGAAATTTAACAGAACAAAAATATAAACAAGATGATGTAAATGCAAAAATCACGCAAATACGTCAAGACATTGAAAAAAGAAGAATTAATTTAGATTTTGTTTTAGATGTTAAAACAAGAGATTTTTATGAAGAGCAAATTAAACTTCTTGTTAAAAAGTATTTCTTTTCTGACGTCCCTGATGTTCCTGATAACTTTAACGCTTTACATGATTTTTCAAATTCTGAAACAAATGAATTGAATCAGTTGGTTAATTCTATTAAACATAGTTTTAAAGAAACTTTTTCAAGATTAAATACCGAATACTCATATTTAAAAAATCAATTAGATTCAATAAGTCGAAAAATTAGAGATGCAGAAAAAAGTGCAGAAGATGAATATATTTCCGAATTGAGAAGAAAAAAAGAAAGCTTAGACAAACGTATTCTATCTATTAGCAATGAACTTGAAACTATTAATCAAAAAATAGGAGAATTTAATAATCAAATAAAGATTTTCAAACAAAGACAAGAAATTTTAAGAAAAAAGATTGATGATTCAAGTGAATATTCTGAAAAAGAACAAAAGACAAAACAATTAATAACAAAATTACAAAACTTTATTTCTCTTTTTAAAGAAGAGAAAAAGAAATCTTTAGAAAGTAAAATGCTCAAAGGTTTACATACTTTAATGCATAAAAAAGATTTTATTAAAAGAATTGAAGTTGATATTAGTATTACTGGCGAAGATATTGATATAACATTGTACAATAAGAGCAATAAAATATTAGACAAAGGTTCTTTGTCTATGGGAGAAAGACAAATGTATGCTTCAGCTTTATTGAATGCTTTGGTTGATGAGTCAGATATCGAATTTCCAGTATTTATTGATAGTCCAATGCAGAAATTTGATGAACAACATGCTGAAAATATTATTAAGTATTTTTATCCAAATGTTTCAAAACAAGTTGTAATTTTTCCGTTAATAAACAAGGAATTGACTGAAAAGGAATATCATCAATTGTTGCCAAAAGTTTGTAGAACTTATCTTATTAATAATATATCTAATGAAAAATCAGTATTTATTGAAACAGAACCAGATAATTTTTTAACTATCTACAACGAAACTTACAATGCAAATTAA
- a CDS encoding DndE family protein: MQINIRTSEKNQEVVRKLTSKLPNGTKENVIARIALGYSLQTGKKFTANDNIIYDSKGKEYKDHILFDAKYRDFFIAMICQHYGIYKTNDNIPKYVKLHIDHGLELMDGIFQDNFNYTFFDFLAEHIEKGALSLTDLVVSLDAVKNNQQHIEKSYYSNPIKIEVGKKIDNGDPIHVSLNNTSKYNNCHIAVAGNSGTGKTQFALEFLSQINEQSNGHVNFIYLDFKGLKQEDIKELEHFFNSTKTEFIDVPQTPFPVNPLTFIDNVNEVNKNMGIDKFVDIVCKYSNLGIKQKGKLREAALEAFIEQKGGTYPSIKKINDHLQEIVGDKKDTLTEIMDELSRYKIFIDDPKNQSNFFAKNLYLSLSGDLSNSVRFTSLFLIINYIYNTFMNMDNSPVEKSIKAMRYVILIDEAHVIFKEKKYQSILEKMLREIRSKGVAVVLLSQGIEEYNQPDFDFSTMCEIAFLLDIKDKNLKVMEKFLGLSGNNSKQIARSMEKIATGQAISNNKEFDVAKLFKVNQFWERK, encoded by the coding sequence ATGCAAATTAATATAAGAACTTCAGAAAAGAACCAAGAAGTAGTTAGAAAATTAACTTCTAAATTACCTAATGGAACTAAAGAAAATGTTATTGCAAGGATAGCTTTAGGTTATTCTTTGCAAACAGGAAAAAAATTTACAGCAAACGATAATATTATATATGATTCAAAAGGTAAGGAATATAAAGATCATATTTTATTCGATGCTAAATACCGTGATTTTTTTATTGCAATGATTTGTCAACATTATGGAATATATAAAACTAATGACAATATTCCTAAATATGTTAAACTTCATATTGATCATGGACTTGAATTAATGGATGGAATCTTTCAAGATAATTTTAATTATACTTTTTTTGACTTCTTAGCAGAGCATATAGAGAAAGGGGCTTTGTCATTAACTGACTTGGTCGTTTCACTTGATGCAGTTAAAAACAATCAACAACATATTGAAAAATCTTATTATTCAAATCCTATTAAAATTGAAGTTGGTAAGAAAATCGACAATGGAGACCCTATACATGTAAGTTTAAACAATACGAGTAAATATAATAATTGTCATATTGCCGTAGCTGGAAATTCCGGAACCGGTAAAACACAATTTGCATTAGAGTTTCTCTCGCAAATTAATGAACAGTCAAATGGTCATGTTAATTTTATTTACCTCGATTTTAAAGGACTGAAACAAGAAGACATTAAAGAGTTAGAGCATTTTTTTAATTCCACAAAAACTGAATTTATAGATGTTCCACAAACTCCATTTCCAGTAAATCCATTGACATTTATTGATAATGTAAATGAGGTAAATAAAAACATGGGAATAGATAAATTTGTTGACATTGTTTGTAAATACTCAAATCTTGGAATTAAACAGAAAGGAAAACTGAGAGAAGCTGCACTTGAAGCCTTCATTGAACAAAAAGGAGGCACATATCCATCAATAAAAAAGATAAATGACCATTTACAAGAAATTGTAGGTGATAAAAAAGATACTCTTACCGAAATAATGGATGAATTAAGCAGATATAAGATATTTATTGACGATCCAAAAAATCAATCAAATTTTTTCGCAAAAAATCTATATCTTTCTTTATCGGGAGATTTATCAAATTCTGTTCGTTTTACCTCACTGTTTTTAATTATAAATTATATATACAACACTTTTATGAACATGGATAACAGTCCTGTTGAGAAAAGTATAAAAGCAATGAGGTATGTAATTTTAATTGACGAAGCACATGTGATTTTTAAAGAAAAAAAATATCAAAGTATTTTAGAAAAGATGCTTCGAGAGATAAGGTCGAAAGGAGTTGCTGTTGTTCTTTTATCGCAAGGAATTGAAGAATATAATCAACCCGATTTCGATTTTTCAACCATGTGTGAAATTGCATTTTTACTTGATATTAAAGATAAAAACTTAAAAGTAATGGAAAAATTTTTAGGTCTGTCGGGTAATAATAGCAAACAAATTGCAAGAAGTATGGAAAAGATTGCAACAGGTCAAGCAATTTCAAATAATAAGGAATTTGACGTTGCTAAATTATTTAAAGTTAATCAGTTTTGGGAAAGGAAATAA
- a CDS encoding ATP-binding protein: protein MNENIIQGNPTKSFFIGMITRDISIRDAIIDLLDNSIDGANNIDPDNYDGLVVEININKDGFIVKDNCGGFSLETAQKYAFRFGRPDDAPKTGGSIGRFGVGMKRALFKIGQNFIVESKTDSDHFNVSVDVKEWKEKTITIKDKDGNTSEFDDWNFNYSLINGTASNLNKNGTYIHVSNLNTEVGSFFSDNGFLNDLQEDIERLLNFSLEKGLTIILNGVKLQKKGIEIFNDKSKPYFFETTFNNVKIKIFAGLSYVGDPNSSGWYIYCNDRLVVVAEKSEITGWGTLNIPRWHVDYVMFKGVVFLDSEETMDLPLTTTKKGIDATSEVFKKTLFYMREGMTSVLSFLKEIRKLDDANEYRKLLGEQEDKVTVHSLKKVVFEKIRTFIFPVIDYDVIAAKKEQVRISFSVPYILANNIKNKIGVKNFKEVGEYIFNYYVKMEEFSDE from the coding sequence ATGAATGAAAATATAATTCAAGGAAACCCCACTAAATCATTCTTTATTGGAATGATTACAAGGGATATTTCAATTAGAGATGCAATTATTGATTTGCTTGATAATTCAATTGATGGTGCAAATAATATTGACCCTGACAATTACGATGGTTTAGTTGTTGAAATTAACATAAATAAGGACGGATTTATAGTTAAAGATAACTGTGGTGGATTCTCTTTAGAAACTGCACAAAAATATGCGTTTAGATTTGGCAGACCTGACGATGCTCCAAAAACAGGTGGTTCAATAGGTCGTTTTGGTGTTGGAATGAAAAGAGCATTGTTTAAAATTGGTCAGAATTTTATTGTTGAATCAAAAACAGATTCAGACCATTTTAATGTCAGTGTTGATGTTAAAGAATGGAAAGAAAAAACGATAACAATCAAGGACAAAGATGGTAACACCTCTGAATTTGATGATTGGAATTTTAATTATAGCTTAATTAATGGGACAGCTTCAAATTTAAATAAAAACGGTACTTATATTCACGTATCTAATTTAAATACTGAGGTTGGTAGCTTTTTCAGTGATAATGGTTTTTTAAATGATTTACAAGAAGATATAGAGCGGTTATTAAATTTTAGTTTAGAAAAAGGGTTAACAATAATATTGAATGGTGTTAAGTTGCAAAAAAAAGGGATTGAAATATTTAATGATAAATCTAAACCATATTTTTTTGAAACAACTTTTAATAATGTTAAGATTAAAATTTTTGCAGGGTTAAGCTATGTTGGAGACCCCAATTCTTCAGGATGGTATATATATTGTAATGATCGTTTAGTTGTAGTTGCTGAGAAATCTGAAATTACTGGTTGGGGAACATTAAATATTCCTCGCTGGCATGTTGATTATGTCATGTTTAAGGGGGTTGTGTTTCTTGATTCAGAAGAAACAATGGACTTGCCACTAACTACAACTAAAAAAGGAATTGATGCCACCTCAGAAGTTTTCAAAAAAACTTTGTTTTACATGAGAGAAGGAATGACATCAGTTTTAAGCTTTTTAAAAGAAATCAGAAAATTAGATGATGCAAACGAATATAGAAAATTACTAGGGGAGCAGGAAGATAAAGTAACTGTACACAGTTTAAAAAAGGTCGTTTTTGAAAAAATAAGAACTTTTATTTTCCCAGTTATTGATTACGATGTAATAGCTGCAAAAAAAGAACAAGTTAGAATATCTTTTTCTGTACCTTATATTCTTGCAAACAATATAAAAAACAAAATTGGAGTTAAGAATTTCAAGGAAGTTGGTGAATATATTTTTAATTATTATGTAAAAATGGAAGAGTTTTCTGATGAATAG
- a CDS encoding site-specific integrase, producing the protein METRNKIAFSFYVKRTKPLKSGEVPIYLKIKVDDTHEELATLRNIYPEKWSVAKNGAAGTSKDAKELNAHLQHVVGCLNEHVKMLREKDREITARTIKNSYLGIINDEKKIVELFQDHNKTIKLLSLKNKDFAPATVQRYETCLLHLSSYIKEKYKVNDMLINKMNPDFIKGFELYLKTVRNCAHNTTMKYIKNFKKIVLNAFRNGWLKHDPFVNFKLRLKKVDKEFLTEDELARLLNKKIGIERLEFVKDVFLFGCFTGLAYSDIKNLKQENVVKDENGRLWIHTRRMKTDMISHIPLLPIALQIVEKYKNNPYCIVNDVLLPVYTNQKLNAYLKEIADICGITKHISTHTARHTFATTVTLNNDVPIESVSKMLGHSTIKMTQHYAKLSDKKVGIDMEKIQDKFTTEKVSLHFPPICQN; encoded by the coding sequence ATGGAAACCAGAAACAAAATCGCTTTTTCGTTCTACGTTAAGCGGACAAAACCCCTTAAATCAGGGGAAGTGCCAATTTACTTAAAAATTAAAGTAGATGACACGCATGAAGAACTTGCTACACTTCGTAACATTTATCCCGAAAAATGGAGTGTTGCTAAAAATGGTGCAGCCGGAACATCAAAAGATGCAAAAGAGTTAAATGCTCATTTGCAGCATGTAGTTGGCTGTTTAAACGAACATGTTAAAATGCTAAGGGAAAAGGATAGGGAGATTACGGCTCGGACTATAAAAAATTCTTATCTCGGAATTATTAATGATGAAAAGAAAATTGTTGAATTATTTCAGGATCATAATAAAACAATTAAACTATTATCATTAAAGAACAAGGATTTTGCACCTGCAACCGTACAACGTTACGAAACCTGTTTACTTCATTTAAGCAGTTACATTAAAGAAAAGTACAAGGTAAATGATATGCTTATTAATAAGATGAATCCTGACTTTATTAAGGGTTTTGAACTTTACCTTAAAACTGTCCGTAATTGTGCTCATAATACGACAATGAAGTACATCAAAAACTTTAAGAAAATTGTTCTTAACGCTTTTCGGAATGGATGGCTTAAACATGACCCATTTGTAAATTTTAAATTACGCTTAAAGAAGGTCGATAAGGAGTTTTTAACCGAAGATGAACTTGCACGTCTTCTGAATAAAAAAATCGGCATAGAACGCTTAGAATTCGTAAAAGATGTATTTTTATTTGGTTGCTTCACTGGTCTTGCATATTCTGATATTAAAAATCTGAAACAAGAAAATGTTGTAAAAGATGAAAATGGACGTTTGTGGATTCATACCCGAAGAATGAAAACAGACATGATAAGTCATATTCCACTTTTACCTATTGCATTGCAAATTGTAGAAAAATACAAAAACAATCCGTATTGCATTGTCAACGATGTTTTGCTTCCGGTTTATACAAATCAAAAATTGAATGCTTATTTGAAAGAAATAGCAGACATATGTGGAATTACCAAGCATATCTCAACACATACTGCACGACACACATTTGCCACAACTGTTACTTTAAATAATGATGTTCCTATTGAAAGCGTTTCAAAAATGCTTGGTCATAGCACTATTAAAATGACACAACATTATGCTAAACTCTCAGATAAAAAAGTTGGTATTGATATGGAAAAAATACAAGATAAATTTACTACCGAAAAGGTGAGTTTACATTTTCCGCCCATATGTCAAAATTAA
- a CDS encoding HU family DNA-binding protein: protein MNKAELIDAIAGDTKMTKADAKKAIDAFIASTTKALKKGDRVALVGFGSFAISKRSARTGRNPQTGKEISIPAKKVVRFKPGSELTGTIK, encoded by the coding sequence ATGAACAAAGCTGAATTGATTGATGCCATTGCTGGCGACACAAAAATGACAAAAGCTGATGCAAAAAAAGCTATTGATGCTTTCATCGCTTCAACAACAAAAGCCCTAAAAAAAGGTGACCGTGTTGCTTTAGTTGGATTTGGCTCATTTGCAATTTCAAAAAGAAGTGCAAGAACTGGCAGAAACCCACAAACGGGTAAAGAAATTTCTATTCCTGCTAAAAAAGTAGTTCGTTTTAAACCAGGAAGTGAATTAACTGGCACAATCAAGTAA